The genomic stretch TTTCACGCCGTCGATGCCGTAATAGGGATTGACCAGCGCCTGCGTCGCGACAGCGCCACATCCGGCGGCGATGTGCGGCACGCGGGCGCCGACCGCGAAAAAACGCGTCGCGACCGCGATGCCAAAACGGCCGGTAGCGCTATCGCGGGCGATGATCGACCAGGTCATCTCAAATCTTCTCTCCCTCTCCCCGCTCCTCGCGGGGAGAGGGTTGGGGTGAGGGGCTTGTTCGGCAAACAAGGTGGAAATCGGGTTCGCGGAGGCTCCCCCTCACCCGGAATTCAAGCTGTGCTTGAATTCCGACCTCTCCCCGCAAGCGGGGCGAGGTGGAGTTTGGGGCTCGCTCTGCGATTCGATGCGAAGTCATCATGCGCTGACAGTCATCTCAGCCTACCGTCCGGCCGCATAGCCCTGCATGCCCCGCGGATTGGCAGCGGCGCGGCGGCGGCGGCCTACCTTGGAAGCCGCGGTCAGGCGTCCCTCCGACCAGTCGGGCCCGATCTCGACGACGTGGCCGCGGCTCTTCAGCGTATCCACGGTCGCCTTCGGCACGCGGTTTTCGACCACGAGCACGCCTGGGCGCGCGGTGCGCGGCCAGAACGAAATCGGGAAATGTTCGGAATGCCAGGCCGGCGCGTCGATCGCTTCCTGCAGGTTCAATTTGGCGTGGACGTGCCGCAGGAAGAATTGCGTGGTCCATTGATCCTGCTGGTCGCCGCCGGGCGAACCCCAGGCCATGTACGGCTCACCGTCGCGATAGCACATGGTGGGCGAGAGCGTGGTGCGCGGGCGTTTGCCGGGTGCCAGTGCCGCCGGATGATCTTCCTGGAGCCAGAACATCTGGGCGCGGCTGCCGAGGCAGAAGCCGAGTTCCCGAATAACCGGCGAGGATTGCAGCCAGCCGCCGGACGGCGTCGCCGAGATCATGTTGCCGGCCTGATCGATGATGTCGAAATGCACGGTGTCGCCGCGCACCTCGCCGAACCGGCCAACGGTCGGCTCGCCCGCGCCCATCGCGCCGACGGCCTCGCGATGGCCTTCGGCGCGGCGCAGTTTGACCACCGAACCAAAACCTTCGACCGAGCCGGGGACGAAGTCGAGCGAGGCTTTATCCCTGGAGATCAGCTTGCGGCGTTCGTCGTTATAGGCGTCCGACAGCAAGGTCGCGATCGGGATCTCCGTGAACTTGGGATCGCCATAGAACTTCTCGCGGTCGGCAAACGCAAGCTTGGCTGCCTCGATCTGCAGATGGATGAATTCGGGGCCGGCGGGATCGAGCCCGTCGAGCTCAAATCCCTTCAACAGCGCCAGCTGCTGCAGCATCACCGGGCCCTGGCTCCAGACCCCCGCCTTGCACACGGTGTAGCGGCCGTAATCATAGGTCAGCGGCGCCTCGATGGTCGGCTGCCAGCGCGCCATGTCGTCGGCCGAGAGCACGCCGCGATGCGGCGAGCCGCTGACGTCCATCACGTCCTGGGTGCGGCAGAATTTGTCGATCGCCTCGGCCACAAAACCGTGCGACCAGGCCTTTCGCGCGGCTTCGATTTGGGCTGTGCGGTCGCCTCCCGCAGCTTCGGCCTCCTTGAGAATGCGCGCATAGGTTTCCGAAAGCGTCTTGTTGGTGAAGAGCGTGCCGGGTTTGGGCACCTCATTGTTCGGCAGATAGACCGCCGCCGACGTCTTCCAGTGCGTGCGGAACAGTTTTTCGACGATCTGGATGGTGGCGGCGGCGCGCTCGACCAGCGGGTAACCGTCGCGGGCATAGGCGATCGCGGGCTCCAGCACGTCGCGCAGCCGCATCGTGCCGTAGTCGCGCAACAGCAGCATCCAGGATTCGAATGTGCCGGGCACGCAGGCGGCCAAAAGTCCGGTGCCGGGCACCATCTCCAGCCCCTCGCTGCGATAATGCGCAATGGTCGCTTTCGAAGGCGCGGGGCCCTGGCCGCAGATCACCTCGGTGCGCGCGCGCCTGGTGTCATGCAC from Bradyrhizobium sp. Ash2021 encodes the following:
- a CDS encoding gamma-glutamyltransferase family protein, which translates into the protein MGNINPDPFTTRPEIEGTFGVVTSTHWIATAVGMGILEKGGNAFDAGVATAFTLQVVEPHLNGPGGDVPIIVHDTRRARTEVICGQGPAPSKATIAHYRSEGLEMVPGTGLLAACVPGTFESWMLLLRDYGTMRLRDVLEPAIAYARDGYPLVERAAATIQIVEKLFRTHWKTSAAVYLPNNEVPKPGTLFTNKTLSETYARILKEAEAAGGDRTAQIEAARKAWSHGFVAEAIDKFCRTQDVMDVSGSPHRGVLSADDMARWQPTIEAPLTYDYGRYTVCKAGVWSQGPVMLQQLALLKGFELDGLDPAGPEFIHLQIEAAKLAFADREKFYGDPKFTEIPIATLLSDAYNDERRKLISRDKASLDFVPGSVEGFGSVVKLRRAEGHREAVGAMGAGEPTVGRFGEVRGDTVHFDIIDQAGNMISATPSGGWLQSSPVIRELGFCLGSRAQMFWLQEDHPAALAPGKRPRTTLSPTMCYRDGEPYMAWGSPGGDQQDQWTTQFFLRHVHAKLNLQEAIDAPAWHSEHFPISFWPRTARPGVLVVENRVPKATVDTLKSRGHVVEIGPDWSEGRLTAASKVGRRRRAAANPRGMQGYAAGR